One stretch of Zingiber officinale cultivar Zhangliang chromosome 6B, Zo_v1.1, whole genome shotgun sequence DNA includes these proteins:
- the LOC121988681 gene encoding galactoside 2-alpha-L-fucosyltransferase-like, whose protein sequence is MDMKRMRRSPPAADPESDGALRPAAIVAATEKKPRGIAHQRPGSLLLLLLLLLFVLFLLFAIFSGGHRSLLLDRSLAARYEVLEETVQGFGNGTIPSFVAAKDKLLHGLLAAGFDDQSCLSRYHSVFFRKESPHIPSPYLLVKLRKYESLHEKCGPNGQFYKQSTEQLRSGHGSRSAECKYVVWISYSGLGNRMLSLSSAFLYALLANRVLLVDKGSDMNDLFCEPFPANSWILPADFPIKEFTNFDIKTPTSYANMLRSKAITNHIDGASTHSLPAYTYLHLSHDYDVFDKLFFCEDDQRVLDNIPWLLLRSNNYFVPSLFLVPTYKEELRKLFPEKDTAFHHLGRYLFHPTNSVWGLISRYYNSYLAKADERVGIQVRVFDEGGTGPFQYVLDQILACTVKEKLLPDLSPGQEAAVLSPNARSIAVLMTSLDSGYYEKIRNMFWERPTTSGEIISIYQPSYEGHQQTEKRTHNMKALAEMYLLSMTDTLVTSAWSTFGYVAQGLGGLQPWILLKPENKTVPDPPCRRAMSIEPCFHAPPFYDCKTKQGIDTGALVPHVRHCEDVSWGLKVVNQDEW, encoded by the exons ATGGACATGAAGCGCATGAGGCGGTCTCCGCCAGCTGCCGATCCGGAGAGCGATGGAGCTCTTCGCCcggccgccattgtggccgctACCGAGAAGAAGCCGCGGGGCATCGCCCACCAGCGACCCGgctctctcctcctcctcctcctcctcctcctcttcgtcctgtTTCTCCTCTTCGCCATCTTTTCCGGCGGCCATCGGAGCCTCCTACTCGATCGCTCCCTTGCTGCCAGATATGAAGTCCTAGAAGAGACCGTGCAAG GTTTTGGGAACGGCACAATTCCTTCCTTTGTTGCTGCAAAAGACAAACTTCTTCATGGCTTGCTGGCTGCTGGATTCGACGACCAGTCCTGCCTCAGCAGGTACCACTCCGTATTTTTCCGCAAAGAATCACCTCACATTCCATCTCCCTACTTGTTGGTAAAACTTAGAAAGTATGAATCTCTCCATGAAAAATGCGGTCCAAATGGTCAATTCTACAAGCAATCTACAGAACAATTGAGGTCTGGCCATGGTTCTCGATCCGCAGAATGCAAGTATGTTGTATGGATTTCATACAGTGGGTTAGGGAACAGGATGCTATCCCTTTCATCTGCCTTTTTGTATGCTCTCCTTGCGAACAGAGTCCTGCTCGTCGACAAAGGTTCCGACATGAACGACCTCTTCTGTGAGCCTTTTCCTGCAAATTCATGGATTCTGCCTGCTGACTTTCCTATAAAAGAATTCACCAACTTTGACATTAAGACCCCAACAAGCTATGCCAACATGTTGAGAAGCAAGGCCATCACTAACCATATCGATGGAGCTTCAACACACTCTCTACCTGCCTATACTTATCTCCACCTATCCCATGATTACGATGTGTTTGACAAGCTTTTCTTCTGCGAAGATGATCAGAGAGTGCTCGATAACATTCCTTGGTTGCTGTTGAGATCGAACAACTACTTTGTGCCATCCCTGTTTCTGGTTCCGACATACAAGGAAGAGCTAAGGAAGCTCTTTCCTGAGAAAGATACCGCCTTTCATCATTTGGGACGATATCTTTTCCATCCCACCAATTCGGTATGGGGTCTGATTAGCCGATACTACAATTCGTATCTAGCAAAGGCAGATGAGCGAGTAGGAATACAAGTCAGAGTTTTTGATGAAGGAGGAACTGGTCCATTTCAGTACGTGTTAGATCAAATTCTTGCTTGCACAGTGAAGGAAAAGCTTCTTCCCGACCTGAGTCCCGGTCAAGAAGCTGCAGTTCTATCTCCAAATGCCAGATCAATAGCCGTGCTTATGACTTCTTTGGATTCAGGATACTATGAGAAGATCAGAAACATGTTCTGGGAGCGGCCTACTACGAGTGGAGAAATCATCAGCATCTACCAACCGAGCTACGAAGGGCACCAACAGACCGAGAAGCGAACACATAACATGAAAGCGCTGGCAGAGATGTACCTGTTGAGCATGACTGATACGCTGGTCACGAGCGCGTGGTCGACGTTTGGGTATGTGGCACAAGGTCTCGGTGGTCTACAGCCATGGATTCTGCTCAAGCCGGAAAACAAGACGGTTCCTGACCCACCTTGCCGGCGAGCAATGTCGATCGAACCTTGCTTCCATGCCCCTCCCTTCTACGACTGCAAGACCAAGCAAGGCATCGACACAGGAGCTCTAGTTCCGCATGTGAGGCACTGCGAAGACGTTAGTTGGGGTCTTAAGGTAGTTAATCAGGATGAGTGGTGA
- the LOC121988683 gene encoding mitochondrial phosphate carrier protein 3, mitochondrial-like — translation MDLSERSRQSLLPSFLYSSGTLGVDRMILGRSAAAVPNVAPSGPASIGSVVVQAPNEPGKIKLYSPMFYAACTAGGIASCGLTHTAVTPLDLVKCNMQIDPAKYKNISSGFGVLLKEQGVKGFFRGWVPTLLGYSAQGACKFGFYEFFKKYYSDIAGPEYATKYKTLIYLAGSASAEVIADVALCPFEAVKVRVQTQPGFARGLSDGLPKFVKSEGALGLYKGLVPLWGRQIPYTMMKFASFETIVEMVYKYAIPKPKDQCSKELQLGVSFAGGYIAGVFCAIVSHPADNLVSFLNNAKGATVGDAVNKLGVWGLFTRGLPLRIVMIGTLTGAQWGIYDAFKVMVGLPTTGGVTPPATVTDKLKATA, via the exons ATGGATCTCTCCGAAAGGTCTCGCCAATCGCTCCTCCCTAGCTTCCTATACTCGTCCGGGACGCTTGGCGTGGATCGGATGATCCTCGGCCGGAGCGCCGCCGCCGTCCCTAACGTGGCACCCAGTGGCCCTGCTTCGATTGGATCCGTCGTTGTCCAAGCCCCGAACGAGCCTGGGAAGATCAAGCTCTACTCGCCCATGTTCTACGCCGCCTGCACTGCCGGCGGGATCGCCAGTTGCGGCCTGACCCATACGGCCGTCACCCCTCTCGATCTCGTCAAGTGTAACATGCAG ATCGATCCGGCGAAGTACAAGAACATCTCCTCCGGATTTGGGGTTTTACTCAAGGAACAAGGGGTCAAGGGGTTCTTCCGAGGTTGGGTGCCAACACTTCTTGGGTACAGCGCCCAGGGAGCTTGCAAGTTTGGATTTTACGAATTCTTCAAGAAGTATTATTCTGATATTGCTGGACCGGAGTATGCTACCAAGTATAAAACTCTAATCTACTTGGCTGGCTCTGCGTCTGCTGAGGTGATTGCCGATGTTGCTCTCTGTCCCTTTGAGGCCGTCAAGGTGCGAGTCCAGACGCAGCCTGGTTTTGCTAGAGGTTTGAGTGACGGGTTGCCCAAGTTTGTTAAATCCGAGGGAGCATTAGG ATTGTACAAGGGATTGGTTCCACTTTGGGGTCGTCAAATTCCTT ATACCATGATGAAATTTGCATCATTTGAGACGATAGTTGAGATGGTCTACAAATACGCAATTCCAAAACCCAAGGACCAGTGTAGCAAAGAGCTTCAACTTGGAGTGAGTTTTGCTGGGGGTTACATTGCCGGTGTGTTCTGTGCCATTGTTTCTCACCCTGCCGACAATCTCGTCTCTTTCCTAAACAACGCTAAGGGTGCCACTGTTGGGGAT GCTGTGAACAAGCTTGGAGTATGGGGTCTTTTCACTCGTGGGCTCCCGCTTCGTATCGTCATGATTGGAACCCTAACGGGTGCGCAATGGGGAATTTATGATGCATTCAAAGTCATGGTTGGCCT GCCCACAACCGGTGGAGTTACTCCTCCTGCCACGGTGACCGATAAGCTGAAAGCTACTGCTTGA
- the LOC121988682 gene encoding NF-kappa-B-activating protein-like has translation MSRAGSRLASTIERPLRSRVSPPSSFEHRRRSDRRSPRSLTPPPRSRSPDYCWSPHQDEPYRTRKQPDHGDDRSDDDEELKGLSYFEYRRVKRQKLRKKKNISWMMPSPLRGEGEKFEPYDEAGGALEFSPEEDKEDAAKRNGSESSESGDSDGSPSDDSDSRSGSSPSRRRRRRRSGRTGRSGRRRSRRNGSSRKRKYSESDGSTDSSFEDSSSEESSDSLNEDRDDSKKHRSRSQRKSSKKSTHSSRKKITKSRATVSEESEEPDSSPRSKKKARKSKKRSNKSHESDSETDAGPFDAKLPDVDPEALELKELIESQKKPALDNEPMVGPAPLPRAEGHISYGGALRPGEGDAIAQYVQQGKRIPRRGEVGLSAEEIQKFEDLGYVMSGSRHQRMNAIRIRKENQVYSAEDKRALAMFNYEEKAKREHKVMADLQRLVHRHIGADMGPAHDPFGAKASDAADD, from the coding sequence CTCACCCCTCCACCCCGCTCTCGTAGCCCTGATTACTGCTGGTCCCCCCACCAAGACGAACCCTACCGTACGCGGAAGCAGCCGGATcatggagacgaccgctcggacgATGATGAGGAACTTAAGGGCCTTAGCTATTTCGAGTACCGACGCGTCAAACGGCAGAAGTTGCGGAAGAAGAAGAATATCTCGTGGATGATGCCTAGCCCTCTGAGAGGCGAGGGGGAGAAGTTTGAGCCGTACGATGAGGCTGGTGGCGCTCTGGAATTTTCTCCAGAGGAAGATAAGGAAGATGCGGCGAAACGAAATGGGAGTGAGAGCAGTGAGTCTGGTGATTCGGATGGGAGCCCTTCGGATGATTCTGATTCCAGATCAGGGAGTTCGCCTTCCCGGAGGAGACGAAGGAGGAGGAGTGGAAGGACTGGAAGGAGTGGGCGGAGAAGGAGCCGAAGAAATGGAAGCAGCCGGAAAAGGAAGTATTCAGAGTCCGATGGCAGCACAGACTCGTCTTTTGAGGACAGTTCAAGTGAGGAGTCTTCTGATTCACTGAATGAAGATCGTGATGATAGCAAAAAGCATAGATCTAGAAGTCAGCGGAAAAGCTCAAAGAAAAGCACGCACAGCAGCAGGAAGAAAATAACGAAGAGCAGGGCAACAGTTTCAGAGGAGAGCGAGGAGCCTGATTCTAGCCCGAGATCtaagaagaaagcaagaaagaGCAAGAAACGATCGAATAAGTCTCATGAATCGGATTCAGAAACAGATGCTGGACCTTTTGATGCTAAGTTACCTGACGTTGATCCTGAAGCACTCGAGTTGAAGGAATTGATTGAATCTCAGAAGAAGCCAGCCTTGGACAATGAGCCTATGGTTGGGCCTGCACCTCTCCCACGTGCTGAGGGTCATATAAGCTATGGTGGCGCGCTGAGGCCTGGTGAAGGTGATGCTATTGCCCAGTATGTGCAGCAAGGGAAGCGTattccaagaagaggagaggtcggcTTGTCAGCTGAGGAGATTCAGAAGTTTGAGGACTTAGGTTATGTCATGAGTGGTAGCAGGCACCAGAGGATGAACGCCATCCGTATCAGAAAAGAAAACCAGGTTTACAGTGCTGAAGATAAGAGGGCACTTGCTATGTTCAATTATGAAGAGAAAGCAAAGAGAGAGCATAAGGTGATGGCTGATTTGCAGAGGCTGGTTCATCGTCACATTGGGGCGGACATGGGACCTGCTCATGATCCATTTGGTGCAAAGGCTTCAGATGCAGCAGATGATTGA